The Moraxella haemolytica genome window below encodes:
- a CDS encoding helix-turn-helix domain-containing protein: MIKLNLPVLFAQKGIRVADADRMSKLGRSTLYRMYNNEVTRIDFESLNELCKLLDCTPGDIIIYEKDDENE; encoded by the coding sequence ATGATTAAGCTTAATTTACCAGTTTTATTTGCCCAAAAAGGCATACGAGTAGCCGATGCAGATCGAATGTCAAAATTAGGACGATCTACATTGTATAGAATGTACAACAACGAAGTGACTCGTATAGATTTTGAATCTCTGAATGAGCTTTGCAAGTTGTTAGACTGCACACCGGGAGACATCATTATCTATGAAAAAGATGATGAAAATGAATAA
- the pnuC gene encoding nicotinamide riboside transporter PnuC — protein sequence MRIQFLDNLLDKWATAWIVGWFVCGVCALFAGFWLTTERTTLDWFYLGVSVVGLICVLGLSFRKNFVGNGFGMLATAGEVVVQGTAGAVGLMLAPIFNFFTHTYGMINWCAYTNDDGEMLPKSSNKYIWSITAVFIAAGLMLFPIINEWLVAQGYGIVEDDGSRFLGVISFFWINVAAFVLSITAQVAMILRYSFNWWLWILVNFVWLIVNIMSGNIIFAIQTVIYQINAIVGLYGWQRSEYD from the coding sequence ATGCGTATTCAATTTTTAGATAATTTATTGGACAAATGGGCGACAGCTTGGATAGTTGGTTGGTTCGTCTGTGGTGTGTGTGCATTGTTCGCAGGCTTTTGGCTAACGACAGAGCGAACTACTTTGGATTGGTTTTATCTTGGCGTATCTGTTGTTGGACTAATTTGCGTGTTGGGTTTATCATTTCGCAAAAATTTCGTGGGCAATGGCTTTGGTATGCTTGCCACAGCAGGAGAGGTTGTGGTGCAGGGTACAGCAGGGGCGGTTGGTCTGATGCTTGCTCCTATTTTTAACTTTTTTACGCACACTTACGGTATGATTAACTGGTGTGCATACACCAATGATGATGGTGAGATGTTGCCAAAGTCTTCTAATAAATACATTTGGAGTATCACGGCGGTATTTATCGCTGCAGGCTTGATGTTATTTCCGATTATCAATGAGTGGCTTGTTGCCCAAGGCTATGGCATCGTTGAAGATGATGGCAGTAGGTTTTTGGGTGTGATCAGTTTCTTTTGGATAAATGTGGCTGCTTTTGTGTTGTCCATCACAGCACAAGTGGCGATGATTTTGCGATATTCATTTAACTGGTGGCTGTGGATTTTGGTGAATTTTGTGTGGCTGATTGTCAATATCATGTCGGGTAATATTATTTTTGCCATTCAGACAGTGATTTATCAGATTAACGCCATTGTTGGTCTATACGGCTGGCAGCGTAGTGAGTACGACTAA
- a CDS encoding SNF2-related protein, translating into MNITPHQAKYFANAILCQSDTGVERISQGLFNAKVDLNPHQIDAAIFALHNPLDRGVLLADEVGLGKTIEAGLVLCQLWAECKRRLLVVCPAVLRKQWQNELANKFGLPSIILDKPILKSFGNDVFQFLSDKVGKEIVIVSYQYASKFADTLAGHYFDCVIIDEAHKLRNAHRSSSKMGQTLKTAFNGRKKLLLTATPLQNSLMELYGLSTLLDDELFGDEKGFRREFVGGQNNAELKTRLKTVVKRTLRKDVSEYIRYTKRHTITQNFYPNDDEQQLYEAISDFIRKEHSIALPKRQRHLIGLILRKLLASSPYAIADTLQVILDRLLAIKNQLPQKDLLSQLDKIEGDFTQEFDEWENDDDNQDVFDETDVSLLNQEIAQIQSFIKATSALKNDSKAQSLLNALKTGFDKMRELGAKQKAIIFTESVRTPAFLFEFLSHNGYDNKIVCFSGSNNDKNSQRIYQQWKNNPNNEHKITGSKAVDVRSALIDEFENTAQIMIATESASEGVNLQFCSLLINYDLPWNPQRVEQRIGRCHRYGQLFDVVVINFLNQRNEADQRILQLLDEKFKLFDGVFGVSDEILGRIENGMDFEKRIHQIYENCRTSDEIKTAFDELQKELESQIQANLERANSQILDYFDEDVQEKLKLQLSQSQSLLDKTSRYFWWATLFALNDNANFDTQNRQFYLHRPPQDFQAGTYILQAKNGQQGYDYRLNHPLGYCLQVCQNTDTPIASLIFDYGNHHSKLSIIEQHQGQSSWL; encoded by the coding sequence ATGAACATTACGCCACACCAAGCCAAATATTTTGCCAATGCCATTTTATGTCAATCTGATACTGGTGTAGAACGCATTAGCCAAGGTTTGTTTAATGCCAAAGTGGATTTAAATCCACATCAGATTGATGCCGCCATTTTTGCCCTGCACAATCCGTTGGACAGAGGCGTTTTATTGGCGGACGAAGTGGGCTTGGGCAAAACCATTGAAGCAGGCTTGGTGCTGTGTCAATTATGGGCAGAATGCAAACGGCGATTGTTGGTCGTTTGCCCTGCTGTATTAAGAAAACAATGGCAAAATGAATTGGCAAATAAATTTGGTTTGCCCAGCATTATTTTGGATAAGCCGATATTAAAATCGTTTGGCAATGATGTTTTTCAATTCTTGTCTGATAAAGTGGGCAAAGAAATTGTCATTGTTTCTTATCAATATGCCAGTAAATTTGCCGATACTTTGGCAGGGCATTATTTTGATTGTGTGATTATTGACGAAGCTCATAAATTAAGAAATGCCCATCGTTCTAGCAGTAAAATGGGGCAAACCTTAAAAACGGCATTTAATGGGCGTAAGAAATTATTACTCACCGCCACACCGCTACAAAACAGTTTAATGGAATTATATGGTTTATCCACTTTATTGGACGATGAATTATTTGGCGATGAAAAAGGCTTTCGCCGTGAGTTTGTGGGTGGGCAAAACAATGCTGAATTAAAAACACGCCTAAAAACAGTTGTCAAACGCACTTTAAGAAAAGATGTGAGTGAATACATTCGCTATACCAAACGCCACACCATTACCCAAAACTTTTATCCCAATGACGATGAACAACAGCTTTATGAAGCCATTTCTGATTTTATTCGTAAAGAACACAGCATTGCTCTACCAAAACGCCAACGCCATTTGATTGGCTTGATTTTAAGAAAACTTTTGGCATCTAGCCCTTATGCCATTGCCGATACTTTGCAAGTGATTTTAGATAGACTGCTGGCAATTAAAAATCAATTACCGCAAAAAGATTTATTATCACAATTAGATAAAATTGAAGGAGATTTTACTCAAGAATTTGATGAATGGGAAAATGATGATGACAATCAAGATGTTTTTGATGAAACTGATGTTTCTCTTTTAAATCAAGAAATTGCTCAAATTCAATCTTTTATCAAAGCAACCAGTGCATTAAAAAATGACAGTAAAGCCCAATCCTTATTAAACGCTTTAAAAACAGGTTTTGATAAAATGCGTGAATTGGGTGCAAAACAAAAAGCCATTATTTTTACCGAAAGTGTGCGTACACCAGCCTTTTTATTTGAGTTTTTGAGTCATAATGGTTATGACAATAAAATTGTTTGTTTTTCAGGCAGCAATAATGACAAAAATAGTCAGCGAATTTACCAACAATGGAAAAACAATCCAAACAATGAACATAAAATCACAGGTTCAAAAGCAGTAGATGTTAGAAGTGCTTTAATTGATGAATTTGAAAATACCGCCCAAATTATGATTGCCACAGAATCAGCTTCCGAAGGCGTAAATTTACAATTTTGTTCTTTACTAATTAACTATGATTTGCCGTGGAATCCACAAAGGGTGGAACAAAGAATTGGACGGTGTCATCGTTATGGGCAATTATTTGATGTGGTGGTCATCAATTTTTTAAATCAAAGAAATGAAGCCGACCAACGCATTTTGCAATTATTAGATGAAAAATTCAAATTATTTGATGGCGTCTTTGGTGTATCCGATGAAATATTGGGGCGTATAGAAAATGGTATGGATTTTGAAAAACGCATTCATCAAATTTATGAAAATTGCCGTACTTCAGATGAAATCAAAACCGCTTTTGATGAATTGCAAAAAGAGTTAGAAAGCCAAATTCAAGCCAATTTAGAACGAGCTAACAGTCAAATTTTGGATTATTTTGATGAAGATGTGCAAGAAAAACTCAAATTACAATTATCACAAAGCCAAAGTCTGCTTGACAAAACCAGTCGTTATTTTTGGTGGGCAACGCTATTTGCTTTAAATGATAATGCCAATTTTGATACACAAAATCGTCAATTTTATTTACATAGACCGCCACAAGATTTTCAGGCTGGTACTTATATTTTGCAAGCCAAAAATGGGCAGCAAGGCTATGATTATCGCTTAAATCACCCATTGGGCTATTGTTTGCAAGTGTGTCAAAATACCGATACGCCAATTGCTTCTTTGATATTTGATTATGGTAATCATCACAGTAAGCTGTCCATTATTGAGCAACATCAAGGGCAATCAAGTTGGCTTTGA
- a CDS encoding LysR family transcriptional regulator, which produces MDIRHLKYFVAVVEEQSFTKASERLFIAQPPLSRQIQNLEDELGLPLLERGSRPIKTTEAGQFFYQYAKRILGNMEQMVSMTRRVGQADKTLKVGFVGSLLLGLLPQVIFEFRKLLPNINIELVEMGTLEQIEALKSGKIDVGFGRLKFSDPSIARILLRDESLVLAVNECEPRFIGFDGVYLSDVTDEVLWCYPNVGDHTFANYIKNVFAEHGLSPKGIRYISNIQLALGMVASGEGISIVPQNSKAISMANLKYLPILDAGAVSPIFLSFRNGDDGEFIQLLLKTIEIIYQQIGINKQITLNCPPNP; this is translated from the coding sequence ATGGATATTCGTCATCTTAAATACTTTGTTGCTGTTGTAGAAGAGCAAAGTTTTACTAAGGCCTCCGAACGACTATTCATCGCTCAACCACCGCTAAGTCGACAAATCCAAAATCTAGAAGATGAGTTAGGCTTGCCACTATTAGAACGCGGTAGCCGACCTATTAAGACAACAGAAGCAGGGCAATTTTTTTATCAATATGCCAAAAGAATTTTGGGCAATATGGAACAGATGGTTTCCATGACAAGAAGAGTTGGACAAGCCGATAAAACCTTAAAGGTAGGTTTTGTCGGCTCGCTGCTTTTAGGGTTATTACCACAAGTTATTTTTGAATTCAGAAAACTGCTGCCCAACATCAATATCGAACTCGTTGAAATGGGCACTTTAGAACAAATCGAGGCGCTCAAATCGGGAAAAATTGATGTAGGTTTTGGTCGGTTAAAATTTAGCGATCCTTCCATCGCAAGAATTTTGCTCAGAGATGAATCCTTGGTGCTAGCAGTCAATGAATGCGAACCACGTTTTATCGGTTTTGACGGGGTATATTTGAGTGATGTCACTGATGAAGTGCTTTGGTGCTATCCAAATGTTGGCGACCACACCTTCGCAAACTACATTAAAAATGTTTTTGCTGAACACGGTCTTAGTCCAAAAGGCATTCGTTATATTTCCAACATCCAACTCGCACTTGGGATGGTCGCATCTGGCGAAGGTATATCCATTGTGCCACAAAACAGTAAAGCCATCTCAATGGCAAACCTAAAATATCTACCCATACTAGATGCCGGTGCAGTCAGCCCTATATTTTTGTCTTTCCGAAATGGGGATGATGGTGAATTCATTCAGTTATTACTAAAAACTATTGAAATAATCTACCAACAAATCGGAATTAATAAACAAATAACTTTAAACTGCCCACCCAACCCTTAG
- a CDS encoding AAA family ATPase has protein sequence MKLKKLKIKNFRNFDNCEIELSNKNLIFGMNDVGKSNLIYALCLLFDRRTRNSQIFDTDFHACTTFKPIEISCYLDISEENEFNDIIIAKAENASVDDNQYFIIKLSIELEDNKFISNLYWGSENENLLAILMRGLNRTVLDDIFYCVFIPSQNDMTSKFKEFKKNC, from the coding sequence ATGAAGCTCAAAAAATTAAAAATTAAGAATTTTAGGAATTTTGATAATTGTGAAATTGAATTGTCAAATAAAAACCTAATTTTTGGCATGAATGATGTTGGTAAAAGCAATTTAATTTATGCTTTGTGCTTACTATTTGATCGCCGCACGAGAAATAGTCAAATTTTTGATACAGATTTCCATGCCTGTACTACATTTAAGCCTATAGAAATATCTTGTTATTTGGACATATCAGAAGAAAATGAATTTAATGATATTATTATTGCTAAGGCTGAAAATGCGAGTGTGGACGATAATCAATATTTTATTATCAAATTGTCTATTGAGTTAGAAGATAATAAATTTATTAGCAATTTGTACTGGGGTTCTGAGAATGAAAATTTATTAGCAATTCTCATGCGCGGATTAAATCGTACCGTGCTAGATGATATCTTTTATTGCGTATTTATTCCATCGCAAAATGACATGACATCTAAATTTAAAGAATTTAAAAAGAATTGTTAG
- the nadR gene encoding multifunctional transcriptional regulator/nicotinamide-nucleotide adenylyltransferase/ribosylnicotinamide kinase NadR, translated as MTAHGLLIGRFAPLTQSHLQFINDLAGKVDALHIVALAPNHATVTAQDTARWLQVSYQGLGFIHIHTLASLNLTNADTDAICQVLNLDRPQLFDNITPTTIHFETLAPACRYFYSTKIAIVGGESSGKTTLIGKLAGHFGADVVPEMGRLYAGTHLGGTEVGLQYSDYTAIATNHATAIYQSCQSALTLIDTDFITTQVFCEVYENKTHPVVNAFIDEFYDDNNPFQITHTIYLDNNVKWVADGMRRLGNQRSVFAQRLLDKYATYDRTLYVIDSDDYHQRYLKTAEIINDILKNKTY; from the coding sequence ATGACAGCACATGGACTTCTTATTGGGCGATTTGCCCCATTGACCCAATCTCATCTACAATTCATCAATGACTTAGCAGGCAAGGTTGATGCCTTACACATCGTTGCTTTAGCTCCCAATCACGCCACCGTTACCGCTCAAGACACCGCCCGCTGGCTACAAGTATCCTATCAGGGTTTGGGTTTTATTCACATTCACACACTAGCAAGTCTGAATTTGACCAATGCTGATACAGATGCCATTTGTCAAGTGTTAAACCTTGACCGTCCTCAGCTCTTTGATAATATCACCCCAACTACGATCCACTTTGAGACGCTTGCCCCTGCTTGTCGTTATTTTTATAGCACCAAAATCGCCATTGTTGGTGGAGAAAGCTCTGGCAAAACCACGCTGATTGGCAAATTAGCAGGGCATTTTGGGGCAGATGTTGTGCCAGAGATGGGGCGACTTTATGCAGGTACGCATCTTGGTGGAACAGAAGTGGGTTTGCAATACAGTGATTATACTGCCATCGCAACCAATCATGCCACTGCTATTTATCAGTCCTGCCAAAGTGCTTTGACGCTTATTGATACCGATTTTATTACCACGCAGGTTTTTTGTGAGGTTTATGAAAACAAAACCCACCCTGTCGTTAATGCCTTTATTGATGAGTTTTATGATGACAACAACCCTTTTCAAATAACCCATACCATTTATTTGGATAATAATGTCAAATGGGTTGCTGATGGCATGAGGCGACTTGGTAATCAACGAAGTGTTTTTGCCCAAAGGTTGTTGGATAAATACGCCACTTATGACAGAACTTTATATGTCATTGATAGCGATGATTACCATCAAAGATATTTAAAAACGGCAGAAATCATCAATGATATTTTAAAAAACAAAACTTATTAA
- a CDS encoding DUF4113 domain-containing protein has translation MNIHSAWDFVQADESFIRHHFNITVAKIHLEMKGLSRLALEEAQSRRHIVRSRSFGKLVGDLQALQSAVTHHVKSGVQALRKEHSKAHTISVFIHTDRFRQDEQYSGLKTIGLPHASDDVIRLHQAAQELLKQIYKPQYRYKKCGIMLGGLSQGPFEQSLLFDEASDDDRLITAWDGVMTRFGKNSITLGTGLLNKDWQMRRDHLSPCFTTDINGLLVVR, from the coding sequence ATGAACATCCATTCAGCTTGGGATTTTGTACAAGCAGACGAAAGCTTTATTAGACATCACTTTAACATCACTGTGGCAAAGATACATTTAGAGATGAAAGGCTTATCCCGCTTGGCATTAGAAGAAGCACAAAGCAGACGTCATATTGTGCGCAGTCGAAGTTTTGGTAAGTTGGTTGGTGATTTACAAGCTTTACAGTCAGCAGTGACGCATCATGTTAAAAGCGGTGTGCAAGCACTTAGAAAAGAGCACAGCAAAGCTCATACCATCAGTGTGTTTATCCATACAGACAGATTTAGACAAGATGAGCAGTACAGTGGGTTAAAAACCATCGGATTGCCTCATGCCAGTGATGATGTGATACGCCTTCATCAAGCAGCTCAAGAATTATTAAAGCAGATATACAAACCTCAATATCGTTATAAAAAGTGCGGCATTATGCTTGGTGGATTAAGCCAAGGACCTTTTGAGCAGTCATTGCTGTTTGATGAAGCATCTGACGATGATAGATTAATAACAGCTTGGGATGGGGTGATGACACGCTTTGGAAAGAACAGCATCACCCTTGGCACAGGATTATTAAACAAAGACTGGCAGATGAGAAGAGATCATTTGAGTCCTTGCTTTACAACGGATATTAATGGGCTACTTGTGGTTAGATAA
- a CDS encoding ATP-dependent nuclease: MLGSHEKHVDDKDIEQTIRNLNNSINVEISKLSTVKTMESDLNEQLEVFDKNYQIKISPNHTFGDFHNNLDIYMFDAKHAEDGVEAKIYPTSGDGRVRKVMYSLISYLLNKGQAADGKIPILLIEEPENHLFISSQIELSKTIFNKEFSPYLFLVTHSPQLFFKISDEANLIRLFKQKQKIAIHSEIANIGAQYNSLKNILMENVAQCLFVNRVLLVEGPSEKLLFEWVLDTLGCDRTDIIVQSIAGIYFDKYIQILKGLGIKIIIKTDNDITKVSRKDELTALGFNRCIDLFNLLCDCEEKEKLDNIALGPDASESTILEAKEDFRNKILSNKNCFDEFSRLGIYLSKIDLEHDLATCLDKDDKFVKDLQESKWINMWEFTKNATHAEAKKIFYHENFKCLKDLVDE, encoded by the coding sequence TTGTTAGGCAGCCATGAGAAACATGTCGATGACAAAGATATTGAGCAAACAATACGAAATTTAAATAATTCAATCAATGTTGAGATATCAAAGCTGTCTACAGTAAAAACTATGGAATCAGATTTAAATGAACAGCTTGAAGTATTTGATAAAAATTATCAAATAAAGATATCACCAAATCATACTTTCGGTGATTTTCATAATAATTTAGATATTTATATGTTTGATGCAAAGCATGCAGAAGATGGGGTTGAAGCAAAAATATATCCCACATCAGGCGATGGAAGAGTCAGGAAGGTAATGTATTCTCTTATAAGTTATCTGCTTAATAAGGGCCAAGCTGCCGATGGCAAGATTCCAATTTTATTAATAGAAGAGCCTGAAAATCATCTTTTTATTTCATCACAGATTGAGTTATCCAAAACTATTTTTAATAAAGAATTCAGCCCTTATTTATTTTTGGTCACTCATTCACCACAATTATTTTTTAAAATTAGTGATGAGGCTAATTTAATTCGTTTGTTTAAGCAAAAACAAAAGATAGCAATTCATTCAGAAATTGCCAATATAGGAGCTCAATACAACAGCCTTAAAAATATTTTAATGGAAAACGTAGCACAATGTTTATTTGTTAATAGAGTTTTATTGGTTGAGGGACCATCTGAGAAATTACTTTTTGAATGGGTATTAGATACATTAGGGTGCGATAGAACAGATATCATTGTGCAAAGTATTGCGGGCATCTATTTTGATAAGTATATTCAAATATTAAAAGGATTAGGTATTAAGATTATTATTAAAACAGATAATGATATTACTAAAGTTTCACGAAAAGATGAATTAACCGCATTAGGATTTAATCGTTGCATTGATTTATTCAATTTACTCTGTGATTGCGAAGAAAAAGAAAAGTTAGACAATATTGCCTTGGGACCTGATGCATCAGAATCTACCATTTTAGAAGCAAAAGAAGATTTTAGAAACAAAATTTTAAGCAATAAAAATTGTTTTGATGAGTTTTCTCGCTTAGGAATATATCTATCAAAAATTGATTTGGAGCATGATTTGGCAACATGCCTTGATAAAGACGATAAATTTGTTAAAGATTTGCAGGAGTCAAAATGGATAAATATGTGGGAATTTACCAAAAATGCCACACATGCTGAAGCCAAGAAAATTTTTTATCATGAGAACTTTAAATGCTTAAAGGATTTGGTTGATGAATAA
- the pgsA gene encoding CDP-diacylglycerol--glycerol-3-phosphate 3-phosphatidyltransferase: MTDHRQSKDTIFNLPNNLTIARIVMIPLFIAIAYWPPALGIGVPAITNNAIARLGMLEYSDSMLRHFLLTFVFILAAITDWLDGYLARKMNITSAFGRFLDPVADKLMVAAALVILVQWHANIVMATCAIVIISREIAVSALREWMAELGARTSVAVSYVGKLKTTFQMIAISVLLLNWQSLELIGYVLMVIAVVLTLWSMMIYLKATWPYLKQP, translated from the coding sequence ATGACCGACCATCGCCAGTCTAAAGACACTATTTTTAACCTGCCAAACAATCTCACCATCGCCCGCATTGTCATGATTCCGCTATTCATTGCCATTGCTTATTGGCCACCTGCACTGGGTATCGGTGTACCTGCCATCACCAATAACGCCATCGCACGGCTTGGTATGCTAGAATATAGCGACAGCATGCTTCGTCATTTTTTATTGACCTTCGTTTTTATTTTGGCAGCGATTACCGATTGGCTTGATGGCTATTTGGCACGCAAGATGAATATTACCTCAGCATTTGGTCGGTTTTTGGACCCCGTGGCAGACAAACTCATGGTGGCAGCCGCCCTTGTTATCTTGGTGCAATGGCACGCCAACATCGTTATGGCAACTTGTGCGATTGTCATCATCTCTCGTGAGATTGCAGTATCTGCACTGCGTGAATGGATGGCAGAGCTTGGAGCAAGAACAAGTGTCGCTGTGTCTTATGTAGGTAAACTAAAAACCACATTCCAAATGATAGCCATCTCAGTACTACTCCTAAATTGGCAAAGCCTAGAACTCATTGGTTATGTACTTATGGTGATTGCAGTCGTGCTAACCTTATGGTCAATGATGATCTATTTAAAGGCGACATGGCCCTATCTCAAACAGCCCTGA
- a CDS encoding LexA family protein: MGEKTVVKRIPISCVPIVDDILATKRASYHLKPSKYMGRLPDDVLYLSNTPSKLDIPLYQEKVAAGFPSPAEGYLSNKIDLNELLVTNPPATIMIRCGGLSMLDAGIDLDDLLIVDRSPMTEHNDIVLANVNNEFTIKRLVKGTHGFELHSENNSGDYPNFIPSDGDEWSIVGVVSHVIKKTRGAWGR, encoded by the coding sequence TTGGGTGAAAAGACGGTTGTTAAACGCATTCCCATTTCTTGTGTGCCTATTGTCGATGATATATTGGCTACCAAAAGAGCCTCTTATCACCTTAAGCCATCAAAGTACATGGGCAGATTGCCTGATGATGTGCTTTATTTATCAAACACACCAAGCAAATTAGACATCCCTTTGTATCAAGAGAAAGTTGCTGCAGGCTTCCCCAGTCCTGCTGAAGGGTATTTATCCAATAAGATTGACTTAAATGAGCTTTTGGTGACTAACCCACCTGCAACCATCATGATTCGCTGTGGTGGTTTGTCCATGCTAGATGCAGGCATTGATTTAGATGATCTGCTTATTGTTGATCGATCGCCCATGACAGAGCATAATGACATTGTGCTGGCAAATGTGAACAATGAGTTTACCATTAAACGCTTGGTAAAAGGCACACATGGCTTTGAGCTACATTCTGAGAACAACAGTGGCGATTATCCTAACTTCATACCCAGTGATGGTGATGAATGGTCCATTGTGGGCGTGGTGTCTCATGTCATTAAAAAAACACGGGGCGCATGGGGTCGCTAG
- a CDS encoding UvrD-helicase domain-containing protein, which yields MNNFNLTDEQKDIVESEQFSSAMIIANAGSGKTNTLVRRAINQTKGIKPWKNIAIISFTNKSADDILKKVKELNGSQIIAMTFHSFLLHHVLAFNESFRSQKILFDFNPDNSSSSLKEWLSKVIDRKIMTSSGGKSKNDYLFEYAIKCLEQNKYIRRYLKIKFEAIYIDEAQDNNFLQYKIVELFLSYGIQVVLVGDPQQAIYGFRGADSQKFKSMANNPYFKDQVYQLSRNFRCHSLIDSCAKSYVIPQANSISCEDGTSYGVFADISAEKLVEKFSEEKFNNEGLCFLFWSTGKSRAIIKELDLALVKIPDFIESQQDPQYQNYLDSLFKLYFSKSIEEVYFKEKFLSHIHTRIARKLIQDFKNDLCIDTLKSLNDHVGIINPSHFSEIIDCINLDTTKQFYQLDKTQNIAMTIHSAKGLEFRNVVLQKNDFRGMDRNAEMFYVACTRAEKRLFFV from the coding sequence ATGAATAATTTTAATCTAACAGATGAGCAAAAAGATATCGTTGAGTCAGAACAATTTTCATCAGCCATGATTATTGCTAATGCGGGTTCGGGAAAAACCAATACATTGGTTAGAAGAGCAATCAATCAGACCAAAGGAATTAAACCTTGGAAAAATATTGCAATTATTAGTTTTACTAACAAAAGTGCTGATGATATTTTGAAAAAAGTAAAAGAATTAAATGGAAGTCAAATTATTGCTATGACATTTCATTCGTTCTTGTTGCATCATGTTTTAGCGTTTAATGAATCTTTTAGAAGCCAAAAAATCTTATTTGATTTTAATCCAGATAATAGCTCAAGTAGTTTAAAAGAGTGGTTAAGTAAGGTTATTGATAGAAAAATTATGACATCTAGTGGTGGAAAGTCAAAAAATGATTACTTATTTGAATACGCAATCAAATGCCTTGAACAAAATAAATATATCAGAAGATACTTAAAAATAAAATTTGAAGCAATATACATTGATGAGGCACAAGATAATAATTTCTTGCAGTATAAAATTGTAGAGTTATTTTTATCTTATGGTATACAAGTTGTTTTGGTTGGGGATCCACAACAAGCCATTTATGGATTTAGAGGGGCTGATTCGCAAAAATTTAAAAGCATGGCAAACAATCCATATTTCAAAGACCAAGTTTATCAATTAAGCAGAAATTTTCGTTGCCATTCTTTAATTGATAGTTGTGCAAAAAGCTATGTTATCCCACAAGCAAATAGTATATCTTGTGAGGATGGAACTTCATACGGAGTATTTGCTGATATATCCGCTGAAAAACTTGTTGAGAAATTTAGTGAAGAAAAATTTAATAATGAAGGATTGTGTTTTTTATTTTGGAGTACAGGAAAAAGTCGAGCCATTATCAAGGAGCTTGATTTAGCTTTAGTAAAAATTCCTGATTTTATTGAAAGCCAACAAGACCCGCAGTATCAAAATTATTTAGATTCATTATTTAAATTGTATTTCTCAAAATCAATAGAAGAAGTATACTTTAAGGAGAAGTTTTTATCCCATATTCATACAAGAATAGCTAGAAAATTAATACAAGACTTTAAAAACGATCTATGTATTGATACACTAAAATCATTAAATGATCATGTTGGGATAATAAATCCCAGTCATTTTTCAGAAATTATAGATTGCATCAACCTTGATACTACAAAACAGTTTTATCAGTTGGATAAAACACAGAATATTGCAATGACCATACATTCTGCCAAGGGGTTGGAGTTTAGAAATGTTGTTTTGCAGAAAAATGATTTTAGGGGGATGGATAGAAATGCCGAAATGTTTTATGTAGCGTGTACTAGGGCTGAAAAACGCTTGTTTTTTGTATAA